A window of Gadus chalcogrammus isolate NIFS_2021 chromosome 2, NIFS_Gcha_1.0, whole genome shotgun sequence genomic DNA:
TTAACTAAGGTTTGGTGTTTAGTCAAGCTCTGCTGGTCTGCACGTGTTTTGAGTCATTCTGCGGACTCTGTCCTGAGGGTCACCTATCGTGATGTCTGACTGTCACTCACTGTTAGCCGGGTCTCTCGGTGTAACCCGGGTTGGGTTCGATTATAGATGAACCACTCCATGGTGATCCATGGTTATGGACCATGCATTGTTTGTTTGACGTCTCTCACATCGTCTGACATTCAGGCGAGACGTGAAGCCGCGTCGGGGTCTGCAGGATGCATCTGACATTGACCCCTATGGTCCTGAGTCAACCTCTAAAACTGGAGTGAAATGGCACTCAAGTTATACATTTAATGTTTATGTGTGGTGTCGAGCGGACACGTTCAAAATAGAAGTGACCGTGATTCTCATGTCTCCTCTGGTTTTTAGTTCCCGTGATCGCGAAGCGTTTGATGGACGTGAAACTGGGCGAGCTGGGGTCCTGGCTGGGGGGTCGCGACTTCACCCCCAACGGCCTCCTGTCTGGTGTCCGAAAGGGTGagttacacccccccccaccgaggGGTCATCTCCCTACCGGTACCGGACCTTCCAGAAGTGGACCGTCAGAAAATGTGTTtccatatttgatttatttgttcACGTTGTACTACACTGACCGATATTGGGTGAAGGACAACTACATCAGGCCTTTAGAAATAGAATTAGCAAGTGTAAAGTTTGAGTATTTTCGCTTGTAGGAACTTTGCATTTCCATCCATATTTCTCTGTAAATTCTTAACCCTTCACGTAATTAATTGTACAGTCTTTTCGCTGCTCGTTTTTGGGTTAATGGCAGTTTTGTTCTAAGAAGAGCACAATATTAATCCCTGCTGTGCTGTTTTCCCCAGGCCACGACGCGTACTACAACAAGTACATCAACGTGAAGCGCGGCGGCATCGGGGGCGTGGCCATGCTGGTCACCGGCTACATCGTGCTGAGCTATGTCTGGGAGTACGAACACCTCAGTAAGGACTCAGAACATCACTACAACACCAACCCCTCTGGAAACGTTAAGCCTGAAGTCCGGTTCCCAGACCGTTGAATTATTAAGTGTGCTTCCACACCAGGCCTCCACGAGTAGAAGCACGTTGGTTAACATGCATCAGCCCCTCTTCTGGCCATAACCTCCATCAATACATTACGGCTTATTGCCATCATGGGGTTATGCCTTTAAACTCCAGTGTTTAACCAAGCCTTTGTCTTCTTCTACAGAGCACGACCGCTGGAGGAAGTACCACTAAACTCTGATCATCAAACCCCCAGGTtacctctgacccccccaccaccgtgCGGCCCTGAGAAACCAACTATTCTGTACAATATGTGACTGTTGTGACCAATAAAGTTAATAATACGATTTATTACTGGATGCTGTGTGAGGATATCTTTCATTTGGTGAAAAGTTGATATGGGAAACTtgagtgaataaaaaaaaaaaccttaccTTACCTTCTAATCGAGACATCTGATGCACGACGTAAAGAAACAGAACCTGAGAACGGCTCCAGTTCTTCTGGACCATCACCTTCATACATTAAATCAAAACCCATCTACTGGTCAATCTATTTGGACCTAACAGAATACCGTAAAGTCTGATTGCACATTAATTCCGAagtcaatgttttattttgctgtCAATTAAGAGACAAACTAGGATCTGTTTGCTTTATCAATGGAATCACCGATCTCATGTCACTGGTCACACGTATAAAGACGTACAGAGGCTCCAAATCAACTCCAGAGACTGTTCAGAGCAAAGAGCACCTGCTGCATTGAGCTCATCCTGTTATCTGCAAGACTATAGTACAAACAATGTAGAAAATGTTGTGAGATGCGAGCCGAGGAAACGTCCGCTGGCATCTCTTATGTACATAACGACGTTCCTCTGGCTGCGGCCGTCCTCCAGTAGCCGAGACGCCTCGCAGGGAGAGTGGAACAAACGAGGCAATCTTTGATGTCTCCGAAAACACCATGTTCCACAGGGCTCACCGCGTCGCAGGCTCCCTGTTCAATTGTCCTTTATGTGTTCCAATATTCCCCGCTGGATTCTCTTCTCTGCCCCCTTCTGGCCGCACAAGAGAACTACACCCCATAGGCAGATGTTTACAGTGAGACGTGTTACTGCCCACTCAGGAAGGCCAGGTGGCCCTTTGTGCATTTGTTGGCATAGTGGCCCTTCTCCCCACACTGGAAacaagggaagagaggagagcagtCAGAACGAGTCCACAGAGGAGATTAAGTGCATTTAAAAAGGAGCAGTTTGCAGATTGGACACATTGAGGCTATCCCTGGCGTGCTGGGAAAGAGTAGTTTAACCTCCCGATATGATCTAATTAGACTTGTTTACGACGGCTGGAAATGTTACCCTTTTCAGAAGCTCCGCCCCAAGAGCATTGTGCAGCCTGCACTGACTGAGAGACTAATTACAAACTGATGAGACCACATGGTGAGAGATCACCATGGGCGAAGGGTTCCAATACATCAGCCGCCATGTTGTCCTGTCAGTTCAGCATCACAAAGTGATGCGTTTTAGGCACCCATTTTAAACTAAATCCAGCTTTCCCAAGGCCCCACCAACCCATTGGACAGAGCAGGAACCGCCCCTTTAACACGAGCTCCTAGGACAGAGCAGGACCGCCCCTTTAACAGGAGCTCCTAGGACAGAGCAGGACCGCCCCTTTAACACGAGCTCCTAGGACAGAGCAGGACCGCCCCTTTAACACGAGCTCCTAGGACGGAGCAGGACCGCCCCTTTAACACGAGCTCCTAGGACAGAGCAGGACCGCCCCTTTAACACGAGCTCCTAGGACAGAGCAGGACCGCCCCTTTAACACAAGCTCCTAGGACAGAGCAGGACCGCCCCTTTAACAGGAGCTCCTAGGACAGAGCAGGACCGCCCCTTTAACACGAGCTCCTAGGACAGAGCAGGACCGCCCCTTTAACACGAGCTCCTAGGACGGAGCAGGACCGCCCCTTTAACACGAGCTCCTAGGACAGAGCAGGACCGCCCCTTTAACACGAGCTCCTAGGACAGAGCAGGACCGCCCCTTTAACACGAGCTCCTAGGACGGAGCAGGACCGCCCCTTTAACACGAGCTCCTAGGACAGAGCAGGACCGCCCCTTTAACACGAGCTCCTAGGACAGAGCAGGACCGCCCCTTTAACACGAGCTCCTAGGACAGAGCAGGACCGCCCCTTTAACACGAGCTCCTAGGACAGAGCAGGACCGCCCCTTTAACACGAGCTCCTAGGACAGAGCAGGGGGGCGTGGCTCACCTTGTAGCAGGTGACCTGGTCCAGGGGCCGGGGCCCTCGGTTGCCCCCCATGTTGTGCCCCATGGGGCCCGAGTTGTGGTACTGGGGCCGCTGGTAGGGGCCATGGCCTGGGTTGGAGTTGGTGAGCTGgatcagggagagggaggagcggcCGATGCTGGGAACCGGCTGgtggcacacagacagacagacagacagacagacagacagacagacagacagacagacagacagacagacagacagacagacagacagacagacagagcagggGGGTCAGAACATTCAGCGCAAGAAAGGGACATTCACAGCACTGTGGAACAAtgtcagtgagtgagagagtgagagagggtacCTTCATCTGGTTCTGCCCCATCCCCTGGCCGGGGAGCGGAGGCTGGTCTGGGGCGCCCATGGGCAGCTCAAACCGGGGGCTGCAGgaggaacagacacacaacggCCTCAGGGTCAGGAGGAAGACATTAGAATGGATTCACCTCGACCTGCTCtgaccctggagggggtcccctctacctgctctgaccctggagggggtcccctctacctgctctgaccctggagggggtcccctctacctgctctgaccctggagggggtcccctctacctgctctgaccctggagggggtcccctctacctgctctgaccctggagggggttccctctacctgctctgaccctccctggagggggtcccctctacctgctctgaccctccctggagggggtcccctctacctgctctgaccctccctggagggggtcccctctacctgcccctcccctggagggggtcccctctacctgctctgaccctcccctggcATATGGCTTCTTTTGTTAGCAGGAATTATCCATCAGCTGCATGAAGCACAGGCCGATGTTTCTCACTAAATTGAGAGTATTTGCATCCTTTTAATGTCATTATATTTTCCCCAAAAGTGTTTTGCAGCGGTGAAGGGGTACTCCAGTAgacagtttgagaaccactggtcttcAAAAAACAGAAACCCAGTGCTGTactgggtggtgggggtgaatCCCAGTGGTGTactgggtggtgggggtgaatCCCAGTGGTgtactggggggtgggggtgagacttACTGCATGAATTTACAGGCCTTCCCCTCGGGACAGAAGCCCACCAGGTAGTTGACGCAGATGACCCtgcgggtgtgtctgtgtctgcagtcGGGGCCTGCGgcggcaggaggagggggggcacaGCCGTTAGTACAGGCGGGGGGCCTCCTTGATGTGGGGGGGTCGTAGGAGAGGAAGCCTACCGTGTTTGCAGAAGCCCCGGTCGTACCAGGGGCAGTCTTTGATTTTAGACTCTGGATCGATGTGCAGAAACGGACACTCCTTGTTGCTGCActcgcctgggggggggggggggggggggggtccacacaGGATCAGTTATTAAAAGGATAACTTATCATCTTATAAAGTGTCTTTGAGCTCCCACGTTCCACCATGACACAGAGCTCTGATTGGACCACTGACCGAACTTGGAGTAGAAGTAGCACTCGGGCATCTTGGTCATGTCGTACTCGTGGAGGAACTCGCACTGGTCCCCCTTCTTGCAGAGCCCGCGCAGCCAGTGCTTACAGACCACCGTCTTCTCCCCGCTGATGTGGCGGAACGGGCACATGCCCCCTGCGGACACAACCAGTCGCTCAGAGACCCCACACCTCCGGGCGGTTCGGGGTCAAGTCGTTCCATGGTTGAGATTTCTTTGCATAGAAACATGTAGCCTCTTATCCCAGCTGTCGGTGgcgtgtacggggaatgggttaacctagtgatggttagtgcttggcacttggctctatgaacatcttcactataccgacagagatatatgttctctgtttgtttctttcttctgataaatgtacttattgtatatCGCTTTGGAtgaagtgtctgctaaatgcctaaATGTGAAACAGACAcaactgggcgggttcttgactGAATCACGTACTGCAATAGGTCTGCCAAACTTTGATATTGACCCAGGGATTGGGCATCCGTTATACAGTCAACAGAACATTTAAAAAACGATTTCACCTATAAAAGAGCGAGGATGTTCAGTGCGTTTCTCTGAGCCTCTGAACAGTCCACTAGGACTGTCGGTCGATAAGCTAGAACTCTTACCTTTGAGACAGGCTGCCCTCATGAAGAACTCACAGACTGCCGCTCCGGACTCTACAGGAACAGGACATCATTCAACACTTTAGTTCTACTAACTCTTCACCTCAGCTCCATGGAACGTGAACATTCATATAATTAACGCATTGAGGGTTTTCCATCCCAGCAACTGTTAAGTTGATCCTCATCTGTGAGACTCTGGACACACTATTGTACCAGTTAAGGTGGCAGTAAGTTAACTGGTGCACTATTACTGCCATGATACTGATGTTACTGGTCCTACCGGTGCACTATAGCTGCCATGGTACTGGTGCAGTCACTGGTGCACTATAACTGCCATGTTACTGGTGCTACTGGTCGGTACTCACTGTCCATCCCGGGGAACGGCAGCGGCTGCGCgcccagctgctgctccacGGCGATCTCCAAGTCGAACTTGATGTGGTCCACGGTGGCCAGGAGGTCCTGCATGGCGGCACCGGCACCGCGCGACGCTCGATGGGGAGGCGGTTGAGTCGCGCGCTGAGGCTAGCTTCATGGGCTAGCTAGCGAGGCTAACCACGCTAACCaggatgctaatgctaacgcagCACAAAAGGTGCAAGCGAGGATGAAAGATCGAGCTATCCCGATAAacgtttgtgttgttttgataGTTTTCTGGTGATGAACAGAAGTGGCTCTAGCGTCAGGCTAGCCGCTAGCTGACGGTCACAAGAGGAGCTAATGTTTGAAGCACAACGATGGAGCGAGGATTGACCTTTGACCCGATCGACAGACAGCAATAATCGAGCTTGGAGATCGTTTTGTTTACGTTGACTTATCAAACAATGAGGTTCCTTTGCGATTGAACTGGTGTTGTGCTAAATTATtctattaataaaaatgtattaattataAAGATATCATGGCTGCAATCGAAGCTTTCCGGTATCCTCGTTCCACAGCCATGCCTGCTACACTttaccgcccacacacacacacgctggaaactttcaaaaagtattttttaactTATTAATATATCCTTGAAAGTAAATAATCATTTTGCTATTTTCGAGAtaacaaaatatttatataaattcATAAATGAAATCCATTGAAGAGACATGACGATTTTAACTGAGAAAATTTATCGATTTGGAAAATCAATCTTCATTACAATATAGCCAATGGACAAATACATTGCAATTTTTACATCAACATCAGAAATAGGTTTccataaaaaatacattgcCATTGCCAGCAACATACATTGTGTcgtttttaaaaaagaaaagtgaatgTATCAGAGGTTTGTATTGTACCAACACTCAGGACTTAAAGGAAATCCTGGGGACTATTGAACCTGGAGTCTATTTCCAAGTCATGTTGGGTGTTGGGGACCAATGTGGACAACAATCTTTGACATTGGTCCAAACTGGATGTAATGCAATCAACTGGGCCATAGCACTCCCCTTGGGTTCGACCCGGTGGTTCGTTATTGTGCGTAACCAAGTCTCGATCACAGCAAAGCCTCGCTCTGAAAAGGTCAAGGTTCAAACAACAGTGAAGCTGACCAGACTAGTCACGATTCAGAGACTTCTCTGTGATTGAGACATCGTTATCCTCAATAACGAACACACCCGATCGAGTCAGAGATGAGCCAACGTTGGGTTCCACTGTAGGGATCCGTTAATGTTGTCAGACTCGTGTAATGCAGGTCAGAGCAGGTCAGCGGCAACACCAGCACTAGTAGAGCTAGTATATCTAGAGCTATAACTAGAGCTGTAACTAGAGTTATAACCAGAGCTATAACTAGAGCTATAACCAGAGCTGTAACTCGAGCTATAACCAGAGCTGTAACTAGAGCTATAACCAGAGCTGTAACTAGAGCTGTAACTAGAGCTATAACCAGAGCTGTAACTAGAGCTATAACTAGAGCTATAACTAGAGCTATAACTAGAGCTATAACCAGAGCTGTAACTAGAGTTATAACCAGAGCTATAACTAGAGCTGTAACTAGAGTTATAACCAGAGCTATAACTAGAGCTATAACCAGAGCTATAACTAGAGCTATAACTAGAGTTATAACCAGAGCTGTAACTAGAGCTGTAACTAGAGTTATAACCAGAGCTATAACTAGAGCTATAACTAGAGTTATAACCAGAGCTATAACCAGAGCTATAACCAGAGCTGTAACTAGAGCTGTAACTAGAGTTATAACCAGAGCTATAACTAGAGCTATAACCAGAGCTATAACTAGAGCTATAACTAGAGTTATAACCAGAGCTATAACTAGAGCTATAACCAGAGCTATAACCAGAGCTGTAACTAGAGCTACACTTACAGAATTGGTTGCCTTAAAGGCTTACATTGCATCCACTTTCACGAATTGCGGCTTCCAACGTTCTCGCTCAGTGCTGGACCGATGTAAAGGATTGCCTTCTGCATTAACACTCAAGACCCAACATGACAAGGAAATATAATTTAGGTTAAAATAATCCAGAAGTGTCCTTTGAGAGTGGGATTTTATAAATAAGCTTTTGTATCACAATCATTGGCCAACATTAGACTGATGAAAAATGAGAGTGCGGGACGGCTTAACAtcgtcaacacaaacacatgttgtatTAAGGCCTCATCTGGGAATATCTTGTGGCATTTGGCGATAACTGCTGTGATAACCGTTTTCTCCTGAGATACAagcacatgtcacaagagggggggggggggggggtctgtcctctatagctcagggggggggggctgtcctcTATagctcagaggggggggggaatgtccTCTATAGCTCAGGGAGCCCAGGCATGGGGAACCGTCCAGCGAAGGCCTCCACCTCGCTCTTGATCTCCGCCACGCGCTGCTGGAACTCCTCCTGCTGCGCCAGCGCCTCCTTGAAGTCCTTCAGAGGAGCCTTGGGGTCCAGGCTGCGCTGGATCTGCACCGTCAGCTCcaggcctgcagggggcagcgTCAGCCCGCCGGCAGTACAGTCAGCGCTGCCATTCAGGCCTGTCCTGTGAACCGCAGGCTCGGTGGACGAAGGCAGAGGAGCCTTCATCGGTAATGACTGAGCTTTTACAtttcacattt
This region includes:
- the atp5mf gene encoding ATP synthase subunit f, mitochondrial, whose protein sequence is MDVKLGELGSWLGGRDFTPNGLLSGVRKGHDAYYNKYINVKRGGIGGVAMLVTGYIVLSYVWEYEHLKHDRWRKYH
- the cpsf4 gene encoding cleavage and polyadenylation specificity factor subunit 4, which produces MQDLLATVDHIKFDLEIAVEQQLGAQPLPFPGMDKSGAAVCEFFMRAACLKGGMCPFRHISGEKTVVCKHWLRGLCKKGDQCEFLHEYDMTKMPECYFYSKFGECSNKECPFLHIDPESKIKDCPWYDRGFCKHGPDCRHRHTRRVICVNYLVGFCPEGKACKFMHPRFELPMGAPDQPPLPGQGMGQNQMKPVPSIGRSSLSLIQLTNSNPGHGPYQRPQYHNSGPMGHNMGGNRGPRPLDQVTCYKCGEKGHYANKCTKGHLAFLSGQ